The following DNA comes from Erigeron canadensis isolate Cc75 chromosome 3, C_canadensis_v1, whole genome shotgun sequence.
CATATTTTTGCAAGTCACGTTTGATGAAAGTTCTTTCATCACTATCAAtctatcactatcactatcaatattatatatgtgtgtgtgtattctCGCGGAGGTTAACTGATGGACTTAAACAGGAAGCTCCAAGAAGATTTGACTGATGAAATGGTAGGGTTGGCACGACAGCTCAAAGAGAGTACTCTCATGATGAACCAATCCATAAAAAACACTGAAAAAGTAAGTCTCCAGAGTACATTCTATTCTTAAACTGTCTTCAAGTTTTATGGTCCATAGTTCATAAAAGTGACATTGACACATTGTTGACCTGTTTACCCACAAAAAGGTCGATCTGTATTCTGTTCTATATTCAATGGGTCAAGCTAAAATATTCAACTAGAGGAAACACGCAAGTCGAACTGGCAAAAGGGTCAAATGCCGTCAAAGTGTATACAAATGCATTGAACATTTGAACCCCCTAACCTGGtctcctttttttcttcttgaaaaaagTTAAATCAATTATTGAATTAGTTACTACATAATTTAGTATCTttggataaatatatattgtggGTTGGCCTGACTTTACTGAAATTTGAGTGCAGATTCTTGATTCAACAGAGGAAGCTATTGAACATAGCTTAGCAAGTACCGGACGAGCCAATACACAGGCAATGTCTATATACTCCGAGAGTTCCAAGACTTCATGCTTCACATGGCTCGTAATGCTTTTAATGACATGTATATTTGTCATGGTGGTTCTTCTTATTAAAGTGACTTAAGACGCATATGCCTTTGGTAAATCTGGCTATGCCATTTTAGTCCACTAATTACTTGAAAGAATTTGTATCTAACCGCCAAGTTTATTGTAGCTATTCTCCATATATTTGTTTGTCTTCAATGTAACTAGAGCTTACAAATCTAGTATTGAGCTCAGGTTGTACGAGGGGTTGTCAAggttaataatattattaaggTGTTGcaagtttaaatatttttaatattggagtattgtttatattatatttgagtTAGCAGGtgaaaatatatgtttagtcGAATCAAAACTGacctcaaaaaaaaaagtactccgtaataaatttatagaaaaaaaaagtaaaaagaaattgCACCAGCCGGGAATCGAACCCGGGTCTGTACCGTGGCAGGGTACTATTCTACCACTAGACCACTGGTGCTATTGTTTAAAGACCTAAACGAAAATATTTATAACGGATACAAAACAAGTTTACCAATCTAGGCTATATGGATAATATCATAGGTTCGATTGTTCGAATACGTACAAGTTTACATGGAAATTTTCTATAAATTACATATGGAGAAAATGTTGATAAGCAGATTCTACTGAGTGGATATACTTAGCTCCGCCCATAATAAGTTTTGACTATCACCATATATGCAATTTCGAGTGACTACCTCTTTTTCTGTATCTGAGCTGTGCACaacctaattatatatatgttaggaaATTGAGGAAGGATCTGAGGCTACCATATGTTAGGACCTGTTTCGATCAGTTTGTACAGATACATTACGACGATAGATGATATACATACACCTTTTCTAATATGTTTTCAGTAACTAATTAATATGCTTTCACACCCTGTGGTAACATGTAGCTATAGGGAATCAAAATCTTGTTTAcctcaatatatatacacacaaaatttaaaattaaagtaattAGGAACATCAGTTGTAACACAAGGACGGACAATCTCACTAACTAGTCGATGAAACTCTTATTTTTGAAGCTCAGATTTTTCAAGAAGATGAAACAACCCTTACTCTAACAAATGTGCCTGCTAATTTGATTAAACTCTAATTCCCTTATTTTGATTAAATAGATcgacatatatatgaaatcaaaaaagaaacatattcaAAACCAATTATACAAAAACTTACAATCTTTTTGGTGATTAAATTTGCACCACAAAGATTATCTACATATAATTCCCTAGACGAAGCTCCAAATCGAGTTCATCCTCTTCATATCCCCCTCGGATGGTTTCTTCTTGATTAGGTGACTGATGACCAAACTGTAAGCTCAAGCTCAAGCTTATCTGATCATCTCGTGAAGGCCTAATTGTGATTGATCCATTAGGGTATTGGTGATCCATTGTAGGCCTTGATCCTAACATAAACTCATGAGGTTGTCCCTCTTGATGATGGCTGTGGATGCAACTCGTGATCAAACATGGCCGGTAGAGTCTAGGGCCAATCTTGTCAACGTTTGAAGAACTAGAATCTCTCTTGGCTCTATCTTTCCGGTGGATATTCATATGTCCACCCAAGGCTTGTGCAGTGGTGAACCCATGCTTGCAATATATGCACTCATAGGATCGCCCATCTTGCAGATCAGGTTGATCATCAGCTTCTGCCATTGAATCATTTGGCTGATCTTGGTGACATATAGTTATTATGGACtccattaattatatattgtagAAAATGAGTGATCTAATAATTTATCAATTAGAAGGGGGAAGTAAATTAGTTCTTTTGTTTGTAAGACTTGTTCTTCAGCCGGCTACGTTTAAATATGCCTTCAATGGGTGACTAATCTGTTGTCCTATCCCCATGTTTCCATATATCGCGACACATACATGACGTGTTTGAATATATACGCATAAACTTTGTCTTTCGTGCATAGACTTATATCACTTTTGGTCGTTGTGTTTACATACAAGACGACCATCAATCACGCGAACTAGTGAACGTTACGCTTTTTCAGAAATCTATTCCATATATAAATAGAATTGAGATCCTGAAGTTGAAATCCATTAAGTGTGTCAAAGTGaatcaatcaaaatatttaatcaTGATAACCGGCTCACtaacaactaattaataataacataatagGCACCATGTTATTTACTCTCTGggaggatttttttttttttttctttgaactgCAGATCGAATTGAATACTGTGAGAGGATCTTAATTCCTATGGGGTACATATTTATTTGGAACGGCGCGGTATACATAACAAGTGAACAATGTTAGTAGCATGACTTCGGGTATTATAGCGCTACAAGGATGATATATTGATTCTTCTAAGGTTTTTAGGtaaaatttcataaataaaattgtaaaaagGCATAATTTCATTTTTGAACAATtacattgtaattgtaattgtacgTATTAAAGCATTAGCTCTAGCAAGATGCTAGTGGGCGGGCCAAGCACAGTTACAAGATCAGAGCCAAAATGGTTAAGGAGTCGGCCCAAGGCAAATTAAAGCATATATTTGTTCTTATGAGCTAACATATTAAGTGAAAAAACCATAACCTCAGTAGTATTCTGCAAGATTTGGACTACATCTATATATGTGACAATGTTCAcgaagctagctagctagtgccGTTGCAGTTTCCCCAGAACATGAACAGAGCCGTCTCGATTACAACATCAAATTAACTTGCGGGCTTAATTTCTTTCCAACAGAACATAGATATATAGGTTAAAATAATATGATCAAatgtaatataattaataaatttctaCTGATGAATACTAGGTTGACTTTCAGTCAGTAAAATGTATACATATCTCTGCATGATTAAATCTGTCAAAGTACTACTGCAATTGATAACAGCTAATTAGCTAAGCTAACTTAGAAATTTCTTTAGCAGAATTATATATTCTTGcaaattaattttgatttatatgatgatcGATCGAGAAAGTGTGACAGGCACttagataattatatataaataaaacatttgaaggtgtgtgtgtgttgtcTTTAGCATTTGTAATATTGGTTCACTCGTAGAGTCGTAGGGTCGTAGCAGTTGAAAAGTGTCGAGAAGATCACAGACCAGACTCACTGATTTAATCAATTAACTAATGAAGTTAATaagtaatttatttttattaattagatacgagtaatatgtataatattatTATCTGTATATACTAGCATGATACCCGCGCGTTACAGCGGATACCATTAACAAGGTGTCTCATGTAGCAATTATCGAAAAAATTACAAATGAGCCATAAAGACTTTCAAATAAGGGGAAAGTTGTATTTATACGGAGTAGTATTTTAGACAATTCCCCATGTGTAACTTTTAATAAggattgtattttttttattaagtagtataaatatattttttacacttcATAAAAattattgcattttttttttattttgtttaaaaatagttacaagaaaattaCCAGTTGCACTTAATGAACATCTTTTAAAGGAAAATGTTATTATCAAAAATTACCCAATTTAATTTTTCCTcaatgaattaattaatacctgttattttaaatttttcataacatCAAATCTATCGGGTATCTATGATAGTATATCTTTGTTGTAAATTGGTCTCTTGCATCTAGCAAGGACTtgtgaatataaatatatactttaattttcaaaaaaaaaaaaaaagttctaaaatatttcaaccTACGTCAATAGTCGTTTTCATTAACACTCGTCGCTCTCACCACTAAAGCGTCATCACCACCACAATTGCTGTGTTAAGCAAGTATCGTGCTACTAATTATATTCTACGTGCTAGATCAACTTAATTTCAATTCTCAATAGTTAACTCCTGTTAAATTCTTGTGTTAGACCAAGTCGTACTAGGAAAGGTCAAAGGTGATGGAAAACGCTACGAGTATTAATTATCAGCAGCATCACAATCAATACATGTACTTTGTCGTTTTCTTTGGTATTTAATTTATACTCCTTAtgtaaacaaactacccctttctaaattaaacactctacctttaaaatctctattttaccattttaatttacactaccaccaaaccttttattcctaaatctatatctatattatattaataaacaaactacccttaattttcaatacattcctaactcacacactaaatctacccaatatatttttaaaatattttacaccatatttttccaaactatctatcttctttattaattaatttaaatattttcacctaatatctctataatattttcaataaagttatttataaaatatgcatcttttaaccataaaataactatactatcaTTTACATctattatttttagattaataatcacatcgttaccaccaccgccactaacaCCATCCGTTTCTgccaccgtcgccgcattgtgtgggtacccatctcgtttgTATATAAATAGAATTAAGATCTTGTcaagtttatttaattttttatataacaattgaattaaaattaatggttagattaaagattaaatttttatttttgatttttcccTTTTAATCTATAGACTAAAATTGATCTCACTTTATTTATAACGTTGAATCAATTTTAAAGGATCTCTATCCATAAAAATATTATACCTTTTCATATCAGGAAAAATCCACCACTTGcaatttatgataaatatacgACTATTTTAAGCATCATCTCTacaactgttttttttttatacaaagtGTTTGGATGAAGATGAATGATAAGAAAAGTAAACCATGCTAGGATGGAAATTATACGATGTAACCGTTCTGGGTCGTATTTATATTACATGATGCTCTAAGCTATATAACTAATCTACTATTGTATATTGTAACACTCATTTGCTTCTCACAAACTTATATTGGAGTAGTACCTAAAAAGATGTATACAGAGGAGTTAATTAATctcttcaaatatatatagtgtacGGAGTAGtatttgtaacttatttgtttatatatatactgaaaagttattttgaaaactttttttttgcgagaacttttgagaattttcaAATCAAGGCCAACCGATgcttattctttacatgaaaattgttttttgattgttttctgaatagcttatttgtaattttgaagtttataattgtgtggaggcatgaattatcatccgttatacaattatgtagagatttggattcttgatcatatgtgcacgaatattgctatgattacatgtgatcgacttgtaTAGATGTggtcatagcaatattcgtgcacatgtgatcaagaatccaaatctccacataattgtataacggatgataatccatgcctccacacaattataaatttcaaaattacacataagttattcagaaaataatcaaaaaacaattttcatgtaaagaacattcatcggttggacttgatttaaaaagctctcaaaggttctcgtaaaaaaaaagttctcaaaataaatttaccatatatatatatagccaaatgCACATACATAAAtagatacaaatatacatactaACCAATGTACGATTTCATAGTACGTGAGAGATACATAGATCGATATGATATAAATGAGTGGTGACATTATAGGGATAACTATGCACAAAATAAAAAGcacctttcgaccaattcaTAAAAATAGcaatgatttttaaaatttttgttttttagagaTGAACTTATACCCAATGAAACGTACCGGCCTGTTTGTCCCATACTTATTTATTGTTGTTTGCACTAAAACATATACATGAAACAGGATGTTCTCTCCTTCCCAAGTACACCTTTTTCCAGCACTTTGATTTTCACCTGTGGTAGGGACCTCCCTACGCTACTTTGAAACTCCCCACCCATGAGAAGAAGCACCACCACATATAATAATGTATGATGTAtatatgatgaaactgatacaAAGTGTCTGGTTTCCAAATAAGGAAAGGGGCATCATGAAACTGACTGACAAAAACTCTAAAAGCCAATTGTTGGGAACAAGCAAGAGCATTCATGTGTAGTTTGGAACcccacatatatacatacatacacacactaaTTGCCAGCAATCATCATTCTCTCCTTACACACTCCTGGACCTGgtatatatcacatatatattgtaCTAATTAATTAGTCAAAGGAAGCTAGGGAAGGAGCTAGCTAGCTTATATCTGAGGCCATGGGTCTAGTCAATTTTCATAAGCcgaaaagttgtatatatatatatatatgattcaaatatatatgtgtaccAATGAGAACTTAATTGAAATCTTAATTCCCACAACTAACGGTTACTAGTGTTATTTTCTCCTTCATTTTCTTTCCTTATATTATCTCACTGGATAATTAAGCCAGAATATATAGAATAATGCATAATGTGTGTGAACTAAAACTTTTCATTAATAACATTCCTAACACCCAAAGCTAGCCCTAACTAGCTAGGCTGACGTAATATTTCGAAATTACAACTAAAACCATGGTGAAACATATTAGTAGTATCCCACGTACGACTCTAAGCTTATATAGAAGGTTTCAAACCTCTATATTCTTTTTCTAATATGGGATGGTCAGTACGTTAATTATCACAAACTCACTCGCTTAATCTCTTGGCGTCCTCGTCAGGCTTACACACCCATGATCCATATATATCGAATAGATGTTTCAAACGTCCTAGAGTAATTGGTTAAATGATGAATCTACGGTCGATAGTTTCCATTATAAAGATTATTCATTTTCCTAGAGTAATTGGTTTATAAGAGCACCCCCAATGGTCACACCCAATACACACGGTCACTTTAGCGTCATCAGCAAAACCTCTTTCCAATACATTTTTCTCTCATTCACACCCAATACCTAATACATTCCAAAACATTAATTCCAAAAAAACTCTCTACTTACATTCCAATACAATTAATGTGGTAGCACCACATCTATGAATACGGAGGAATACAATGCACACCCAATGGGGGTGTTGGTGTGCAACGTATTCATTGCCCAATACGTTCGAATGCTATACCCATTGGGGGTGCTCTAAGGGAACTGGTTGATAAAGTTCATCAATCCTTTATGatgtttttgtcttttcattcAAAGAATATACATAATTGACTCTACAATAATAAATGGAGTATTCTTACTAAATCTTGGGGCTCAAAAAAGCTAGAGTGTATGTGCGCGCGTTGCATCACTAGAACTCCCTTGAAGACGTACGGCCTTGATAAACACATACAATGGTCGTTAATGAATTACTCACTATCACATTCATAGATCAATGAAGGAGAccgattttatatatatatatatatatatatatgtttgtttgttaaATTTAAGGAACGTACacatattttgttaatatatttgtgTGTACGTACGTTACTAAACAGACAAATATTAATGAACACTTTAATTAACGAATTGTTATGAATGATATATAGCTCGTTTTACAACCTTACTATTTTTGCTAGCTAGCTAAGAAAAGAAATTGTAGATTTATTTACTCCTATTCAAATCCATCCATATATCATATACAAGTTAAAGTTATTCTAGTGTTAGTTCCTTCAATATATTGAGAGTATTATGAAAGCATACGTTTTCGAAATGATTGtctaataacttttttaatactCATGAGAAGTGCATGTGATCAAGCATAAAATCTAAACTCGTGATTGTCTAATACGTTTTCAGTTAGAAGAACAAGCTAGAACAACTACTAGAGATAATGGATCAAACAAAAGTACTTGATTATCTCTTAATTAATGAAgaataaaaacaagaacaacatTATCGATCATAATGAATCACATGTATATAGTTGTGAATCCGAAAACCCTAAAAATAGTACATGCAACACATAAAAGGAAACAATCAAGACCGCCCAAGTCGAAGTTCCAAATCTAGCTCAATATTCTTTCCATCTTTATTAAGCAAGCCCATCTCCGTCTCCAtctccatctccatcttcatGTTAAAGATTTCAGCTTTCTTCCAAACCCTAATCCCATTTCCTTCTTTCTCCCCATCTTCCATTCTCACATTCTTCTTTCCCATACACCCTAAAAAGTCTATCCCGCCTGCAGAACACGCATATAACGCGCGTTGTTCATCTTCTACATTAGTAGTGGAAACATGATGAGGAAAAAGTAGAGAAGAATGGTGGGTGGTCTTATTGTAAGGTTGGTAACGAACCGGTGATGGTGGTGACACACATTTAGCAGTGTTAGGGTTATTCGGGTTTGCAGCTTGGTGTTGATCATCATGAGCAAGAGGAGGTGATGAGAGTCTTAGTTTAGCTCTATCTCTTCTGTGAACATTCATGTGACCACCAAGAGCTTGTGCAGATTTGTACTCTTTGTTGCAAAAGGTGCACATAAAGTTTCTTTGAGGCCATGAAAACCCATAATAATCTTTTTGATCAAATATGTAGTTGGTGCTTTTGAATTTGTGATTCATTCCGCACTTTAATTTTGTTTCCTCCCAAAAGTAGTGAAAGAGTGTGGACTGTGAAGATGTGCTATCCTATATTTATATTGGAAACCTATTAATTATTGACTCCAACAAATTGctttattatatactatatgGTGTATCACAAGCTCATCTAGctgaaaatatatatgtgacaATTTATGTGGAGGATGATCATATCCACCATTGCTTTTTATTTATTGACCATTATATACAAACTAACGTCACACCTTATTATACAAGTCAGTAGCATttaaatgtgatatatgtttcAAAAGTACGTAGTAATTTTGAGTGTGTCGGTCGTCTCCCTTTAAATTTGGATATGAAGactacaaaataattatagtaAGTGCTATTGCACCTATAGTACGTATAAGCATATCTTGTAATAGGATACACAAGGTTTCACCATtaatgtttggaaaaaaaatatacatgtcATGAACAAGGGGAGGGGAAATTTAAAGATAAGTTTTAAATCGTAACTCttgattttcatctaaaggtttccAACTTACTAGTCAAGTGA
Coding sequences within:
- the LOC122592084 gene encoding zinc finger protein 8-like, encoding MAEADDQPDLQDGRSYECIYCKHGFTTAQALGGHMNIHRKDRAKRDSSSSNVDKIGPRLYRPCLITSCIHSHHQEGQPHEFMLGSRPTMDHQYPNGSITIRPSRDDQISLSLSLQFGHQSPNQEETIRGGYEEDELDLELRLGNYM
- the LOC122592085 gene encoding transcriptional regulator SUPERMAN-like gives rise to the protein MNHKFKSTNYIFDQKDYYGFSWPQRNFMCTFCNKEYKSAQALGGHMNVHRRDRAKLRLSSPPLAHDDQHQAANPNNPNTAKCVSPPSPVRYQPYNKTTHHSSLLFPHHVSTTNVEDEQRALYACSAGGIDFLGCMGKKNVRMEDGEKEGNGIRVWKKAEIFNMKMEMEMETEMGLLNKDGKNIELDLELRLGRS